A stretch of DNA from Gasterosteus aculeatus chromosome 7, fGasAcu3.hap1.1, whole genome shotgun sequence:
tcctgcagctgcCTCCGGAGCATACGCAGCTCCTGCTGGGCCTCCACCTTGATGTCATTTGCCACCACCACTGCCGTCTGGAGGTCTGCCTGGAACCTACGCCACTCTTCTTTTTCGTCCTAAAGTAACAAGCGTATGGATATCTATGTTTAACATACTGGAAGAAGCAAGTCAAGACCCGCTAATCCACACAGACAGGAGGAATTGTTTGAGTATTCTTTGGATTTAACTGGATGCGATTTTCTAGGATTTCACTGAGTaggtaaaaagggaaaaaaatatccAAACCAGATTTCAGGAACCTTTAGAATTGCTTAAATTTAAACAGGGAAATAAAATGTAGGCCTGTATTCAGTGTTGTTCAGGCAAACATCTACTGTTCAGTAAAATACAGTTTACAACCTTTTGAAAACGACATCCAGCCGTAACAATGATCAGGTTTAACATGTGGGAAAATCTTTCTGCTCTTCAAGCTCTTTGACAAAATTAACCAATTTTTGTGTATAGCTCAAAGTACAAAAAACCCAGGCATAACAAACAAGCAATACTACAACAGCTTAAAGCCATAACTAACAataagttgttttttgttatgaCTTTAAGCTGTACGTTAGCATCTTCTAGTGATAAAGATAAAAGAGAAGACTACACAGTTATAAAGATGGGACAGCAGGAAACTTCATGTTTATTGTAAGGAACAAAAAAGAAGTTTGTAtgtataatgtaaaaaaaaaaaaacctgcaggcGGTCTCAACAGCCTACATGGACGCTACAGGAATAACAATCGCAGGACAGATGATTGTGGCAAAACGACAAGAAGGTAACTGAGCACTAGAACATCATCCTGCCCTTAAAAGATTGCAAAAATACTAATTTCCCTGATAAAGAACCAGTcgaaagtttggacacactttcttatTCTGaaaaggtgtgtccaaactatCTTTAAAAACCACCTTAACCATTTCCAACCAAAAATTGTAATTtcaattcaaacaaacacatgggTTTTCATATCGAAGACTCCTACCTTTATCTGCCTGCTCAAGACTTTCAGTTGTCGGTCTGCTTCGcctttctgctcctccagcttttTGACGAGATCTGCAATGAGAAGTTATTCAAAGTGTTTCAAGGGACATCGTACTGTAGATTCAGGGCAGAATCACAGCAATCAAAACCAAACTATCAGTCGAGCTTTAACAAATATGCTCCCATAAAAGTTAGTTACATCTGGACATATTCGACCACTCTAGAAGTCTATATAGAAACCACTGCAGACCCATCTGTATTAATGTCTCCTAGTTGGAGCAGAGTGCAGTCATTTAAGGCAGTTTCTCACTCAGCTGGGGACAGCAAGGTTTGTCATCAGGGACACACGGCTGAAACTAACCCATCCAACACAGTAGCCCTTGAATAAACCAAACCTCCATGAATAATATCGGCAGTGAGAGGAACATACTCTCCATGTCCAGGACGGCTTGGTTGGTGTGGCAGTTGAcggccctctgctgctccacctggTCCTCCAGCTCAAAAATggtctccttcagctccttcacCTGGTTCTCAGCCTGGATCCCGGCCTCCTCTACCGAAGACACCCGGCTGCTGAGCTCCTGCTCCCTCATCTCAGCCCGCTCCTGCAGCTGATGGCATTTGGTCTCCACCTGCGCGTGCGTATTTGTGAGAGGATCGTGGGTTCAGGAACAGAaatggaggaaaagaaaaaggggcaACGTGTCACGTGAATCTCATGGCCGGCCGTCATTAGATGGAAGCGTTAAAGTCACATTTGACtcaataaaatgtcattttatgaCCTTCCCGACATCACTCTGGTGCAGGGATCACATTCCTTTTGGCGTTTTCTTACATTCATGTCTTTCCAATCATTAGATAAAAGATGAGCTCGACAAATATGAAGCAGCATCTGACTTTTTAATGGCTGGATGAAAATGAGAAGCCGTATGTGTGCGGGAGCCACTGACCAACACGTAATTAAAGCTGGCTTCAATGTGTCGAGGTCTGGTACCGTTTGAAGGCTGATGGTGCaattagaaaaaaagtcagTAAGTCAAGTAAGTCCATTATGCAAGTCTGATCTAAATTGTGTGCTTATTCTGTGGGGGGTTTCATGGTCTCTATTCTACATGAACTCTAAACACAATGCACTTATTGTGTGTCAGCAAGTTATAGAACATTACTTAAAGGGGGTTCTTTTTGCCAGCAATGTGTTTTAATCGGCCTCAACGCTTCCTTTTTTCACCTACTGAAAAGACTCCCTGGAACCTgggctttttttctgttaatttCTTTATGAATGACTGGTGAATCTGTTGGACTCAATCAAGCTTCACCTGCTGGCTATAAATAGTCTGCTCCCCTGGCAGTTCACCTTTTTCCACTCCCTGCCAGTACTCCAGCGTATCCTGAAGTGTGCGTATTCAAGTTCACGTGAGTGGTCAATTCAATTTATCCTTTTGATTGTTTAATTTGTATGCCTTTGTGATGCCTTTTTGTGACCTGCGAaggattgtttgttgtttgattgaCCACTcagttatttaatttaattgtatctttgtttatgtttttgatGCAGCACACAGGATAAATATCAAGCttacaaaaaggaaataaactaCTGGTGTTACATCCAACCTGCCTTGCATCATTTTCTCACTCTGACTGTCTGCTCACCCAACATTCACTCCCCCCAAACCACATCACCCCTACCGGTCCTTCACCTACCAAGTTAGATCTTCCCCAGTCGATCTGATGAAAAGAAACTTTTTAAAATCAAgcagtaaagtaaaagtaaccACAGTGATTCTGATTACCCTCATGCATCGTATTCTTTTCGCATAGGCTGGTGCAGCATCCACATCTGTCACTCAAGTAAAGCAGATTTTCAAATATGATAAAAGCTGCATATAAATAAGGGTAAATGTAACCTGTTTTGCTGTTAACCGAGAGCTTAACTATGTCTGACCACGAGTGTTTGGGCACAATACTAACAAGCAAGGTGACAGTCATGGAAATATGGATTCAGGCTGATCAGATCCGACCGCTTCAATGTGTTCATTGCGTCAACTATTGAATTACGTACCAGCTGAAGTCAGTGTTCCATGATGCTCGCTGTCACCCAGAAAGCACAATATACTAGAATAAGTCATGTAGTTGAGCAGGACTGCGTCCCTCTCACCACGTGGCTCTAATGGATCGGGATGATGTGTGGAACGGCCTCACGCCCATGTGGCAGAGGACAGGAGCGTGACTCAGGAGGACCACATACTGGTGGCCGTCCCTCGGGTCGGCACTACAGTTACAGTCCAACAATGACAACATCCCTGAGATGACGGCAACACGCCCAAATCTGGAATCCACAACCCCCGAAATGAACTTACACGGCCCGAGCCGTTCTGTTGTTGAAGGGGAAAACCAAAGTGACTCCCGAGGATCATTTGAAAACTATTTGAGTGAACATGACTTCATGTGGTGAAGTGATAAAAAAAGGACTGCAAGTCTGAAACACTGTGGAaaatcggtgtgtgtgtgtgggtctgccAAAAATGATCAAAAACATTCATGTTTGCCCTTTTGacccctttttttaatccattagCAAGTAATAAACATATCGCAGATGCATTCTGTTCACTTTGAAAACTATTCCTGAAAATAAACGCTTTGCCAACAGAGAATCTGAACTAAAAGTAATGAACTGCTTCTGGACGAGTGAACCTTCACTTTCTCCAATGTTAGTCAATATGGAGAGATTGTTGTTTCGGGAACAAATACAAGACTAATGAGATTACTAacataatactttttttaataggGAGTCCCACACAGAATAATTCCATCCCCAGTTTTCACATCCAGCCCTTAGCACAACACAAGCAACCAAGCAAAAAACATTGTGAAGAGACCAACATAGTCTAGTTTTTAAAGGGTTCATTTGAAGCTTTGTTGACATTAGGCTCAAAAACATGTTCTATTCagggaaaaataataattccctTTTTACACCATGACTGAATTCTGTGAGTAACTGTGAAATAGAGTAATATCTACCATTACTGCACTGTGTGTTGCCTCCTACCTTGGACATGGTGGAGCGCACTTGCTCAGTGTCGGCCTGGGCCTGTAGCAGCTCCTGCCTGAGCTCCGTCAGCTCCACCTCCAGCCGGTCTCTCTCAGCGTGCGCAGTTTTCAGCAAATTCTGCACCTCAGTGCCGTCACTGGCGCTCTGCATGGCCTTCAGCTCACCGACCTTTTGCCTCTCGATGTCCACCTGCACCTTCAGCCTGCCGTTTTCCAGCCTGAGACCATCTGCTGCCGCTCTGTGCTCCTCGGCAGCCTGTGCTGACTGACCTCCGGCCTCCAACGCTCTGTCCAGCTGGGCCTGCAGCCTGCCCACCTCCTCTCTGAGGCAGCGCGCCTGGCCCTGGGCCTcctggttctcctcctccagagcccgTAAGCTGccagtcagctgctgctggatgtcCACCAGCTTTTCCCGCTCGAAGCGCGAGCTCTCAACCTGCTCGGCATACCTTTGCTCCAGCTCGGCCAGCCGAGGCCCTTGACTTCCCAGCTCCTCGTCCCTCTGGGCCTGAGCCTGCGCCTGCTCCTGCAGTCGACCAGCAAGCGCCTCGTTCTTCTGGGCCAGCATCTCCAGGCgctccctctgctgttgaaggGAGGTCTGCAGGAGGCACTTCTCCTCGGCCAGGCGCTCGTTCTCAGCCGTCAGCTCCTGCACCACTTGCTGCTGGTCGGCCAGCTCCTGCAGAGTCGCCTGCAGCTCCTCGGCCATACTGTGGTGGCTCTCCTCCATCTTGTTAATCTTTTCCTTCAGGCTCTCCACTGACGCGTGCGCCCCCCCCGCATTGGTTACTGCAACGACTTCTTCACTGACACCGCTGCACACAGACTCTGAACAAGATGGGATCTTCTCAAACTCTGAGGAGTCGGGTGATGGGGAGTCCTTGGTGATGTCAGAGCTGGAAGAGACGGAGGGTTTGAGAGGTCTGGCAGCACACGGAAGACTGTCCTGCGGCGTTGAGTTGGATTCTGAGTGCAGGCCATTCACCAAAGGCTTGGAAGGGCTGCTTGAGTTTGTACTGGAGAGAGGGGAGGCCTCCAAGCAGAGCAGCTTTTGCTTCAGTGCCTGGTTTTCCTCCCGAAGTGCCGCCAGCTCTCTCTGAAACTTCCcgttcttctctctcagctcccCAACCAGCGCCAGGCCCTCCGCCGCCTGTCCCTGCTCTCCAACTTCAGTGGGCTTTTCCCACGAAACAGAGTTGGAGGCTTTGCCTTTGCAACACTTCAACTCCGTCCTGAGATTGCTGATCTCCAAGTCTTTGGCCTTCGCCTCAGCCAGCAGCTCTTTCACCTGGCTCTCCAGAAGGCCCCTCTCCTGGCCCTCTGCATCTCCCCGGGACTTGGTTGAACTGCGTGTCGGCTTTGCCAGGGTGGAAAGGCTGGAGGTGCTGGCACTCGAGACCATCTTCTTAGTGGTGGAGCTTCGAAGCTGGTCCCTCAGAGATATGCGGTCTCTCGTTATGGATACAGGGATCTCTCGAGGAGCCGGGATACCAGACTTCTTGGCTGCGTGTACACCTGCAGACAAGATCAAAACGGGTACAAATGAAATCGTGTTCCAGCACCTCAGAGATCAAATCCCCTTTTGCCGTAGACCAGAAGCAAAGCAGACGGCAGAGTGTtctgatttaaaaatgtgaacaTGGGAGAAAATGGGTTTTTATTCCTATTTCAGCTACACTTTATTGACTAATACAATACTGTCAATACATCCCTTTCAAGTTCAAATCTTGAAACATTagcaatacatttaaataactaTAACCTACATTCACAAATTTGCAATAGAAATGTGTAatattgtttaaatgaaaaagggaaGTATTGCTACAATCCCTGCAAActctacaaaaacaaagtaatcaaTAACATTACATGGTTTTAGATTTAGATAATCTAATGTTGATTCACCTGGACTGCAATATTGGCAGCACTGACTGGACAAGGGTTCCAGTTCACAGTCAGGAAATGGTaaagtttagaaaataaaacatttctcagTAGAATTGCAACGCAGCACGCTTGCCCTTCAGAAGAGAAGGTCAATGGAATCAGGGTGCAGACATGCTGGGACCGTGGATTTGTTAACAACGCGTAATGACACTGTTGGATGAGTTCAATGGACAGCGAGTCACATTCAGATGCCTGCATCATTCAGCGGTTTTATGTCGCTGGTCCCTGTACCCTAGTCACATATTGTCCTCTGCTCGGACAACAGAGCATCTGCCTGCCACTGTGCGCCTATCGTCATTCATCGCTGCAGCACAGCTCCACTGTGGCATTTCAGAAGTCATCAGCCTTTTTCCAGACCCCTCTCAGATATGAAGAGCATTTACTCAGCGTGAGCACGGTGCCGCCCGACAAcggtttattgtttattttccaAACATCAGCGCGAATGGCGACGCGGACACAAGGGGGCTGCTTGTTTTCAAAGGATGACAAAGGTCCCTGTGCACGTGCACTCTGTTTCAGCCGTGCTCAGACAGAGTGGCCCTGTGTGGCTCTCACACGCATACATTATCCTCCTCATCAACAAACCCACTGAGCAGAGGCTAGACAGGCTGTGACACATCGGCCATAGcagcgtgcacacacaaacacgcacaaccCAAAATCCACAAACAAATGGCCTAGTTTGGGATGGAAATCCCTGTGGGTTCTTTAAGCACATTGATGGGCACTTTGTAGCAACTCATTGAATAAACAGGCAACTGTGGCAGAAGCTGCCAACGCCGGCACAAACACTGGGGTTCAAAGCCGTTTAGCATTCTCAGAGTGTGCAGctgtggttaaaaaaagttaTGCGGGCTTGCTGGTGATAATTGTTGAGTAAACAATAGAGGGTGAGATTTTAAGTAAAAACAGACACTGTAGAAAGGAAGAGTGGCAGAATAAGCCTCAGGTCCGTCAGTTCTGGATGTCAGTGGGATCAGGCACTCTTTGAAAAATAATAGCTTTCATGTAAAGTTCACATTAACAAATGCGGCACTTCATCCCGATCACTTTGATGAACTTGCTGCACTGACAGAGATCCAGTGTGCCACTCAAAACTCCACTTCAGAGGAGGATGGAGCTGTGACTGACAGACATTACGTACCGCCACATGGGAGATGTTAAGACTAGATAAATTACTATTTACCAGAAGGCTTCATTCAGACGAGGCAGAAAAAGAATGACACACCTTTCCCTTTCAGCCATTTCATGGCCATATACAGATTGGACGTGGCAATAAATACAGGGACGTCAGGGCCTTgttggggggagagagagctgtTAGATGGGATTAAGATCAGTCCGATCAGGTTGGATTCCTTCATATTCGGTTTTCCTCTAAAGCTTTTAGTGAACAAAGCCCAGATGGAGCACATGAACTCACTCATCTGATGTGGATCGTCCACGTCTTtaacagtgacatcatcacagcgGCTTAGTGTGCACACAGAACTGACAACACACACTAGATGCCAGGAGTCCGCACAGGCTGAAGTATCCTGGAGAGAAAGAAACCGCTGCTCGAGTACAATCCGATAGTCAGAGGATCTCTATTTCTGGGAATATAAGCCTAAAATAAAGATCAGAAAAAGATCAACAGTTGGCTATGAAAACAATGGtaaaaaatgatattttctAATGCTAAAATTGGCCGTCCGTGCTGACGGTGAACGAGTGCATCTGGTCGATCCAAAAATGGCACCTCAGTTCAACAATCTCTTTCCAGGACCAACACAGCAACTGGATGTTTATTATTTCAATTTTTACATCCCCACATTGCCAGACAGAGTCAATAACAAAGGAACGTCTCTGACATCACACCACAAGACGTCTCTTGAATGCATTTGACAACCATCAGCATcatctaaaataaaaaggtgACAAAGATTGGATGAATTGAGGCGGAGACGTCCCTGAAAAGAGGCAATTAACCTCCAATTGCTCTAGCTGAGATTAATGGTGGAAGAAATGCAGAGAGGGATTTCCAAATGAAATGTCCGCCCCATCATAAAacccacacacatcacattaGTGCTGTTCAGCCAGGTCAGTTTAATGTGGTGAAATCTGTACACTGTTTGGTGCTCAAGAGGCCACAATAACTACAGCTCTCTACGGTCCTCACAGAAAAAGACGTCTAGGGCACAAATCTTTCTTTtacaattcaaaacaaaaatatccaaGAGCAAGATGGTTGAAGAGTTAGCTTTGTTGTACTTTAGTGCAGTTTTTGATGCAGGTCGGCTCAGTTCCAGGACCATCAATGGCCAGCTCCGAGAAGCACTAAATCTACGAGATTGAGCGGAGTGGGCAGTTAACTGGCTCACAGCTTCTCTTCATACAGCAAGGAATAAATCCTCAAGCAGTGGACGGTGTCTAGCTCCAAAGAGCAAATGCAGTCAATCACCGGTTTTGGAGGAAAAGGAAATCTTTTATATTCAATATCTTAGAAACAGTTTCAGATACACTAATAATAGTACGTTTAAAAGCCTAAATAAAGGTCATCGTTTATATAGAAGTCACCTTTGACCACTTAAATCTAATCCGTCAGACCTCGAATCCAAGTGGACGTGTGTTTAAAATTTGACCTAGATACATCACATGTATAACATGACCACCAAAACTAAAATCAGTTCATCCTCGAATGGACGTTTTATGCCAAATCTGAAGAAAGAGACTGATGGACGAAAGAGACAACGCCACCAGCCAAAGATGTCTCCGGCTCAGACGAATACCAAAACCTGATGGAAGAGAGAGACTAGGGACTTATTCTGTTGTTTACATTTAATCTAAAGTATTTGCACAAACTGACTTCCAATACTCCAACTAGTCAGTTATTCCCAGGGAAGTCGTTTCCCTGATCACAGTAATGCACTCTACTGGTTTCTGTCTAATGAAGATAAGCTTTCAAATCACGGCCGGGGCCGTGTGGCTGGACGCGGTCCAGCACCGTGCCGGTTAACAGCGGCCAGTCTCCCTGCCAGAGTACAGAGTGACAGAGTACATTGTGAGCAGAGTGCACAGAGTCTTCAATTTAGAGAACAGTGGGCTCACGGGGGAGGAGTCGtcgcggccgccgccgccgttgtGAATTAATGGTCAAGTGTCAGAGAGTTGGCACCTGAAATGACGCACTGCTTCGTCATCCTCACAAACAAAGCCGTGGAACGGGAATGTCTCGCCGCCTTTCCTTTGCCATTCCTTCAGTGTTCCAGGAAATGTTGTGTGAGGTTTTTTCAGTCAGGTGGAAATGGAAAGAGACAAAacagcgcatgtgtgtgtgtgtgtgtgtgtgtgtgtgtgtttctggcctTCCTGTTGTCCAACTGCCAGGGCATGAAAAAGGTCAACAGGCGCCCACGGGTCAGACACCGGGACTCGGAGGCATTCCTTTCCTCTTACTGGCCGTCAGTGACTGAGCAGACATTAGACGGCACGGTAAGCTGCATGAAAACCTCACGGTACAGCACAGGGAACCATGACAACACTTACTTGTTGAGGATACAAATGTGTTCATTATAACATCTTCAAACCCAAAGTACACAAGTTGGAATAATACGTTTTGTAATAGAGATAAACGTGGCGTGATTACAGGAATGTTTTATCCGGTGTCACACAATATTTCCTAAAACACTGTTGGAATCTGACTCTGCTTTGTTCCTAGGAGAGGACATCCTATGCAAAAGtgataaataaagcaaacagGACAATCAGATTTCTTTCTAGGAGCAGTGTTTGCACTTGTCGGCTGTGAAAACCAGATATTCTCAACTACATGATGAAGCGGCGCAGATTCACTGACTGTTTGCAGCAGAGTTTAAAAAGACTGATGTGAGTTCatccaaaaataacatttacatttggcTAAATGTTTAAGCGCATTCATAAAATGGTGAATTTTACACCCATTAAATCCACTAGGTTTTATTTTGTCAGCTGGACCACCGATATTTTGGCTAGTTTTAGAATATTTTTCTAACTGCAAAAGATATTTGTAATCTGCATATCGAAGTTGCTACAGTACGATATGATCTGCAGGCTCAGTCCAAACGCTTCAGTATAACCAAGTGCATGAGGGCAAAACATAAGCTGGAAATAAATAACATCTGTAATAACACGAACAGTATTTGTGGGAAGTGTGTTAGTGTGATGGGAGTCAGAGGAAAGTCTGCTCTTTCAGTAGCTGATGTGCAGGACACACGAGGAGATGAAGATAAATGCTCATTAGCAGAGTTCATGGGACAATAATATAGcatataaaataacaaaacttgaaaaatcaaaaaggaatatcatgaagaggaaagaggaaaggcTTAAGAAATTATTAAGCTTTGACTGGTTCATGTCAATACCATGCCTCTCCAGTCAGCAGGTGGCACGTTAATCGTGCTTACAACTGATCAGGCAAACCCCTCACCCTGCTTTTATGAATAGAGACATCACAGGGTTTAATCTGAGGGGTTTCTTTCCTGCCTGAGAAGTGAACAGCTCTGTGCTTCCGCTGCGGCACAGCGTGGAGGCGCAACAAGAGACCTGGCAAGCCACAGAGGGCCACTTGGCCCGGCTCCTTAGGCTCCTTTAATCATTTTGATTGAATCATTTCAATTGGCCTGCACGTTAAGACCTTTAACACAGTATCCTTGTGCTGATCCCCTCCGCTTTACACCATGTATGGAGCAAATACCCTCCAGAGATATCCAAGAGCTGGCCAACGGAGAGAGGACCTTCTTTATCCTTCACATGGAAAAGAGTTTAAGAAGGAGCTCACTGACGGAATAGCAGAATGCCGTCTACATGACTGCCGGTTTATAggatcagtgtgtgtgatgggCAACAGATTGATTGTTGCTAAACTTAGTTTTAAAAATTTACATCTTAGCCGGAGGATGAAGAAGgatgtgatctttttttttcctggattGGCCACAAAAATTTTACTAACACAAATTCTGTAGAAATATTAAGCcgtaaacaaaaaaacaaacagaaatttCTAATACTTTGTCTGCTTTGGCTCACTTTCTGCAGcttaaaacaaaaccaacaaagagAGCTCAGTCGAACCAGTATTATGTAAAAGATGGCAAGGTAAAGAGAAGCGCTGCATTCAAGCACAGGGAGCTCCGCTGTGTCACTTCATAGAACAACAACAAGATGGCACCTGGTATCCCCAAGTCCACTCTCAGGGAAGAGTCATCCAGAGAAACGCCAGGCGGTGAGAGGGAAGATGCTCATATCATCAACACACGGTCTCACGTCAGATCCAACTCAAAGGGCTCTGGTGTGTCAATTCTATACACCCGCTGTTAGTTGCTCAGCCACAAATCAGCCTACGATACACCAACTTTGGTGTCTGGGCTGCAGCTTCCAGTTCAGGACActtaaacaacacacacacacaccttcctctgCAAACACGCCGCTCTAAAAGGAAAGCGCGGTGTGTTTGTTCACTGGACCAACTGTTAACTGCCGTGGAAAGTATGACTGATGTAACTTCCTCCCAGCGTCCCGGCGATTAGAGGCTGGACAAACTCGCTTCCTCGCGTTGAATCCCTGCTCGACGTCAATGCGCTCCGGTAAGATGTTGTGATAGTTGATGACACACGTGCAGTATTTACACGTTCTGTCCTGTTGAATCCTGCTCTGGATGGGAGAGCTACCCGCCAGGCACATTGCAGCCGAGCTTCCTCAGAAACATTCGCGTTTCACACTAGTGTTAGAAGTTAAATGCTGTGATATATTTGACATAAAAGGCAGCTGGTAAAATAATGGCAATAGGCAAAGACATCGGAATGTCTGAAGAAGACTATGAGTCCGAGAGGACGGCCGTTTAGCGGAGGATGAAATGCCTGAACTGAAAGGACCAAGTGAACCTGATTCTATTTAAGCACGACACAAAAGGCTTTTGATCACCTGCTCGTTTGAGATTTATGAATCGTATGTGCAGTCATAAAACCTGCAAGAAGTCACAATGTCACCAAGCTTCTGAAGCCAGCAGCAGACAATATACTGTTGCCTGGCGGTCACTGAAGAGCCACTTAACTCTGCTAGGAAACTGAAAccaataaaaatgtcctttagCAGACGCACACGCATGACTGCGGTTTCTCACTATATTGTCGGTTGGCAATATGTTTAGATTTAAGAGGTCACCTGAACCAACAGATTGACTGAAGCTCACCAGAAAGGGTTggatttacatttcattttgcaaTTATAGTGATCAAATCTGCCTCATCTGAGCGGAGTTACCTCTATCAGCACCAATGCAGAATGAGAATAGTAATGTAATGCAGTGAGCCAGcggggagacagagaggctcGCTGCAGTAGCCTTGGCTGTAATTTGGCTTCGATAACGACCTCCTTATCACGGCAGCGGACAGCTTACGCGTTTGGCCTCCCACTTCAGAGATAACGGTGTCGAGCAAATCAGGACGGGTTCCTCCCGTTCCCACATTTCTTTCCTTACTTCCAGCAGCAGAACTTTGTGCTTTCCGAGCCTCAGCTGGGCAGAAGTTAAGCTCATGTAAATTGAGCTGAAGATGGATATTGACAAATGATGACACTGAGCTACCGTTTCTGTTAGAGGTTTTTAAACGTCTGCCCGTTTACTTGCAGACTTCTGCAGGGCCTCGGGAGGTGGTGATGATTTTGCGTCTCTTTGGGGAGCTCTCTTGGCATTTAAAGCCTCTTGTCAGGGgcaaccaaaataaataaaaatcaggcCATTTGaaaatcaatcattcatttgctATAGAGGCTCAGTTGAGAAAATAGAGTGTGCTGATTTCTATGAGTAACTCAATTAAAACTGTTGCCGACTGGTTAATTTCACAGTGGAGGTGGAATCATGAAGGACTGTACCAAGCAGAGTTTGAATATTTCTCAGAACATGATTGATTATGGGGAGTGTAACGGATGGCGTACTGTTTTCTCTGGCTGAGCAGACGTTTTACTCATTTCATCATTCAATCCCACATGCTTCCACAAACCAATATGAAAATCTCTAAACAGACCAATTTTACTTAATATTTAGGAGAATAATTAGTGACATTGAAGACTGATAGGTTATCCTCCTTTGTTCCTACTTTTTGACTAAACAATCTTTGGTTTCGTGTAGGTTATATCCTGCTCAcgctgtatgtctgtgtgtgtgtggggggtacggggggggggggggaggaaacagCTAATCTTTTCAAGCATGCAGCAGCTTGCTACCATTGCCTCCCGGTGCGAGCATACCATGCTCTATCttcaagcaacacacacacacacacacacacacacacacacacactacagccaTGAAGTGATGCAGTTCAACACCCACTGCTGACAAAATACTTCACTCTATttggcattgtgtgtgtgtgtgtccatgcctATGGCCCTAGCATGGTTCTACTGTTTCTGGTATGTTGCGCCAGCATCCATTTATGTTTGTATGAAAACAATCACAACATTATGAAGTTCTGTTAACAAATACACAGAGTAAATACACTAGGCTACAGATATATCTCTTAATatagatggacacacacacagagacagagagaaagagagcgcaCATATACAAAGAAGATGCAAATCCTTGTTAGATTCAGGAGGTTGGTGGAGGAGTTTCTGAGGCGCAGTGAGCTCGGGGGAAAGCGGAGTGATGAGACTGCTAATACCATCTCCTCTGACACGTCCCCTCATGCTTACCGTCAAGCAAATATCACTTAGCACTTTCACCCCCCTTCCCATGCCTCCACACACAAAATTT
This window harbors:
- the specc1 gene encoding cytospin-B isoform X3: MMKSGATRVGLPKPGLQEWTKQVSVAPSSSSTTSTAMKTSRSSSTLASDQRHSRLKRASSDDALTKPAPGAAASGSRMKKTVTTGAISDLAEARPRSLSGVHAAKKSGIPAPREIPVSITRDRISLRDQLRSSTTKKMVSSASTSSLSTLAKPTRSSTKSRGDAEGQERGLLESQVKELLAEAKAKDLEISNLRTELKCCKGKASNSVSWEKPTEVGEQGQAAEGLALVGELREKNGKFQRELAALREENQALKQKLLCLEASPLSSTNSSSPSKPLVNGLHSESNSTPQDSLPCAARPLKPSVSSSSDITKDSPSPDSSEFEKIPSCSESVCSGVSEEVVAVTNAGGAHASVESLKEKINKMEESHHSMAEELQATLQELADQQQVVQELTAENERLAEEKCLLQTSLQQQRERLEMLAQKNEALAGRLQEQAQAQAQRDEELGSQGPRLAELEQRYAEQVESSRFEREKLVDIQQQLTGSLRALEEENQEAQGQARCLREEVGRLQAQLDRALEAGGQSAQAAEEHRAAADGLRLENGRLKVQVDIERQKVGELKAMQSASDGTEVQNLLKTAHAERDRLEVELTELRQELLQAQADTEQVRSTMSKVETKCHQLQERAEMREQELSSRVSSVEEAGIQAENQVKELKETIFELEDQVEQQRAVNCHTNQAVLDMENLVKKLEEQKGEADRQLKVLSRQIKDEKEEWRRFQADLQTAVVVANDIKVEAQQELRMLRRQLQEEQDRSAKLSTDLEALQGVRSHGNEVMVSDTYSQWSGTCMTPTTPSDASGDADSEPGATVKSLIKSFDTVVQNGPGLTVQMHSSPRSPLSGIPVRSAPAAAVSPVQRHTNIKPLSKSLEKRIHHGEFPPRHEKLSSFGDNLKPNSLMRKSPSLESVIKPLASLRSRTASFSCNRGNSKLSGSSVAGCCWGLDTEHIAAEV